Proteins encoded by one window of Rutidosis leptorrhynchoides isolate AG116_Rl617_1_P2 chromosome 7, CSIRO_AGI_Rlap_v1, whole genome shotgun sequence:
- the LOC139859791 gene encoding uncharacterized protein produces MVHAHFTQCIKQLQPKSCEGIIWSSMYRDVAKTVKRCTSYQRHPQQNRKPSHEMILITLPLPFYKCAIDIVGTFPRGDGTVKFLIVAIDFCTKWVEAKALRTIFGVQKSTRETPFSLVYGSEAMIPAKISVPTHRLSSFDENCNEESLRENLNLIEERRLISAIREINNKQQIAKYYNKRVPSLVFNIGEWVLRNNDAFHAENTGKLEPNWEGLYQVIGINAAGSYKLADVEGRQIPSACHATLLYVVFICVECL; encoded by the exons ATGGTTCATGCGCACTTCACTCAGTGTATAAAACAATTGCAGCCAAAATCATGTGAAGGGATTATTTGGTCGTCAATGTATCGTGATGTGGCAAAGACAGTGAAGCGATGTACAAGTTATCAAAGACATCCGCAACAAAACAGAAAACCAAGTCATGAAATGATTCTCATTACTTTGCCATTGCCGTTTTACAAGTGCGCAATTGATATTGTAGGAACATTTCCGCGGGGTGATGGAACTGTGAAGTTTTTAATCGTTGCGATTGATTTTTGCACTAAGTGGGTAGAAGCTAAAGCTCTAAGAACTATTTTCGGAGTTCAA AAAAGTACTAGAGAAACACCTTTTAGCCTAGTTTATGGCTCTGAAGCAATGATTCCTGCTAAAATAAGTGTTCCAACACATAGGTTGTCCAGTTTTGATGAAAATTGCAATGAAGAAAGTTTGCGGGAAAATTTGAATCTTATTGAAGAGCGAAGGTTAATTTCTGCAATAAGAGAGATAAATAACAAGCAGCAGATTGCAAAATACTACAATAAGCGTGTGCCCTCCTTGGTTTTCAATATTGGCGAGTGGGTTTTACGCAATAATGATGCATTTCATGCTGAAAATACTGGGAAATTGGAACCCAATTGGGAAGGTCTTTATCAAGTCATTGGAATCAATGCGGCCGGATCATACAAGCTTGCTGATGTTGAAGGAAGGCAGATCCCAAGTGCATGTCACGCAACGCTTTTATATGTAGTTTTCATTTGCGTTGAATGTTTATGA